In Candidatus Thorarchaeota archaeon, the genomic window CGTTGCTCTATGCAATAAGTGTGAAATATGTTGGAGCGACAACGATGTCAGTAATGGCCTCAATGGGTCCGATTTTCGGTCTGCCTATGTCAGTACATCACCTGAACGAAAAAGTGACACTTCGAGCTGTTGTTGGAACAATTATCAGCATCCTAGGAGTCATTCTTGTGGTTATTGGGTTTTAGTCCTCAGCATAAACACGAATTAGCAACCTTCCGGAGCCACCAAATGTCAGTACCCCCAATTGTAAAAGTAAGTGACGGGGGCATAGGTTACCATGACACTCCTCACCCAAGGTCTTTTGATTGGTGTTTCTGCGGGATTGTTAGAAGCTGTTCTTTACGCGGCATCAGTAACAGTGTATAAGTCACAAGAAGAGGGGATTCGGCCCATTGCAACAAGTGCAATCAAGATCTGGGTGACACTGGCATTGATGACAACGCTCGTACTCATCTTCTACGGAACACTCCCGCTTTTCATGTCGCCTCCTACGCTGTTTCTTCTTGCATTAACAATCGTGGGTCCTGTAGTAGCCGATACACTCTATATTCAAGCACAAGACCGAATCGGTGTTGCGTTTGCATTCCCCATTGCTTATGCCTATCCCATCATGACATACTTGCTGAGCGTTGCATTTCTGGGAGAATCATTGCGATTCACTAGGTTAGGAGGAGTCATAGTGGCAGTCGTGGGGATTGGAATTATCTCCTACGAACGAAACAGGGAAACAGCCCTAGAATTCAAATTGCAGGCAGATCGAATCGCGGGTGTACTGCTTGCTATCTGTGCGTTAATTGGATACGCTGTTGGC contains:
- a CDS encoding DMT family transporter, producing MTLLTQGLLIGVSAGLLEAVLYAASVTVYKSQEEGIRPIATSAIKIWVTLALMTTLVLIFYGTLPLFMSPPTLFLLALTIVGPVVADTLYIQAQDRIGVAFAFPIAYAYPIMTYLLSVAFLGESLRFTRLGGVIVAVVGIGIISYERNRETALEFKLQADRIAGVLLAICALIGYAVGVVLLQVGLQGIDPLPANFVRSIFGSIAFLPIYAGARLKGMKKPNKRSAAIVAVAALFGFGIGSLLYTIATKYVGATITSLLDSMAPIFGLMIAVPLLGEKVTKRVILGTLMSVTGVAIVILGF